The DNA region ACCTTATACATATTTGGATTTTTAGTATCCCATAATTTCGGATTACTAACTTCAAGACTTTGTTCTTTTTTCAAAATTGATTTTGGCGAAATCGATTCTGTCGATTCTGATTTTGTAACCAAATGATTAGCAGCATCCAAAATACGCGTTACTACTTTTACATTTTTAGCTGTAGGACTATCATTTTGAATCTGAAGTTCATAATTCACCGTGGCTTGTGCTGCCGAAACTTTAGGAGTAGTCACATAAGTTCCCCAATGTGCTATGTGCACTTTGTCAGTAGTTACTAATCGTACATTTCTATAAATTCCCGATCCGGTGTACCAGCGTGAACTTGGCTGTGCATCATTATCCACTTTTACAGCAATATAATTTTTTTGGTTACCAAAGTTCAAATAAGGCGTTAAATCATAAGAGAAAGAAATGTATCCAAACGGACGTTTCCCTAAATGATGGCCGTTAATCCACACTTCGCTATTGCAAAAAACACCATCAAATTCGATAGCGATGCTTTTATCTTTAGCCGATTCCGGCAACGTAAATGCTTTGCGATACCAACCCATTCCAGCCGGCAAAGCACCCTGCTGCGGTTTGGTTGGGTAGTCTTTGCTAAAAGCGCCTTCGATACTCCAATCGTGCGGCAGGTTTAAAGCGCGCCAATCCTTAGCATCAAAATCAGCCTGAATAGCCGTTGGAAAATCTCCTAATTTAAAATTCCAATCAAGATTGAAATCGCTTATCGCTCGGCTTTCTTTTTGATTTGAAGCACAAGCAACTAAGAACAACAGGGCTATGGCTGTTCCCGTTTTTTGTAAAAACCTTTTATGTAAATTCATTGCTCTTGGTCGTCCTACCCAAGCCTGATTTTCAAGAGAAGCCTGATTAGGTGTTCCAGGAATTTTTAATTTGTAAGCATCCAGCAAATACATTCCCGCCTGCAAAGGCACATGTCCCTGTTGCGACGGACGAAGCCAATTGCTGTATTGAAAAGAAATTCCTTTGAATTTTACGTCGTGAACCGGTGAATCTATCGTTCCTTTTATTTCAGCCAAATTTTCTAAAACCGGTGCGATCACTTTGGCCTTAGTCATATCTTCGCCTTTTCTTGGGATATAATAAATCTTCGCTTTTTTTCTATCCAAAAACCATTCGCCTGCTTCATTAAGCATGGACATCCCATTGTTTAAAAAGAAAGCCGAATTTCCATTGTTTTTAGAAATCCATGGTGCAGGCCAAGGATGTTCACTCTGAATGCGGCTTTCCGGTTTTTCAAATGAAAGTCGGGCGCTATCTTTAACTACCTCTATATTTTTAATACGCAAATTGGCAATTGCCCACCATTGCACAATGAACATTTCCATTCCCGGTTCAAATTTTACCGACTTGTCTTTGAAAGGAATCCAGCATGTTTCTGTTGTTTTGTCCCAAGATAAAATACGGTCCATTTGGGTTCCTGCAGTACTTTTAGCCCGTACTGCTTTTCCATCATTTACCCAAAGTTGGCGGTAATTAATTACTTCGCCTCCTATTTGTGGTGCATCGGCAACCCACACCGTTCCTGCTTTCAAACCATTGATTACAGTAGTTGTTTTTTTCCAATTTTTAATTGGAATTCCGCCACTAAAAATAGGTTTTGCATTGGCATCTGCTTCAATAATCGTCGGACAGTCCGGAGTTCCAGAATCTTCAGGTCTTACAAATAATGGTTCATCAAAATAATAAGTTCCGTCTTTAATGATAATATGAATCCACCTTGAATCGAAGTATCTTTCAGTCGACGCAACTCTCTGGCTTTTCGCAATGCCATATGAATAGTAGCCAGCGGACTTTCTTTTGTACCTTCATTAGCATCATTCCCGTTTGTTGCCACCCAAATATCTGCAGCCTGCATTGAAAACGCAGAGAAAAACAGCAAGGAAAAAGACAAGAAACGATTTCGATTTATTAGAAACATATCATTATTTTTAATTCGAGATTCACTTTGTATACCAACCATTTAAACAATCAATATTTTTTAATTTTTTACAAAATGTAAACGTTATCATTTTAAAAGTAAAAAAAAGCCTGACGACTCTAATACCCTTGAAATAAACAAATTGGGTTGGGCAAGATAGCTATTTTTATTCAAAAAAAATCATATTTTTATACAACGGTCGATTTTATAAAAAATCCAATTATAGCAACGACTCAATTTAATAATTATCTTTATACCAATTTAATACAAAATAATTTATGAATTCCTTTTCATTACCAAAAAACATAAAGGAGAAAGATGTGCATGGTAATTCAGGGGTTTGGTGGCACGAAAACAATCCCGGACCATTACAAAAACTACCTTTTATCCGTCAGTTTGGTAGTATGAAATTTTCTAAAGTGCGTATTGATGAAACTATGCGTCCGCACCTCAATGACGGAATTGAAATTCATTATGTAAACAGCGGAAAATACGACTGGGTTATCGAAGGCAAAGAAATCGAACTCTTACCCGAAAATTTATCAGTTACGGCACCCTGGCATGAAAATGGAAGCCTTTCGGGCATCATGGATATAGGTCAGATTAACTGGATTATTATCAAACCTTCTGAATTCAGCAAAGACAAAGCCTTAGATTTTGGTAGCTGGAGCAAATAATCGAAAGCATTTCAGCAAAGTTTAGGTGAAATGATTGGCGATGCCAACAATGCCGTACTGGAAAAAGCTAAAAACTTCAAAAAGTATTTTGACGAATTACGAAACGAATTGGCTTATCAGGAAGAAGGTTTTGAAATCAAGGTACAAAACATTCTGGAAAATCTGTTTATCGATTTGCATCGTCAACTTTCGAATAAAATTCATAAAAACCAAGAAAGCGATAACTTCATTGAAAAATTAAGCCAACTAATTGAAAGTGATTTGACTAAAAAATGGCACATTGAGGACCTTGCTTCTGTTTTTAATATGGGAAAAACCAAATTCACTTATGAAGTAAAAAAACTTACTGGATTTCCTCCCAACAGCTTTATTATCAGTCTCAAACTGGAAAGAGCCATTAATTTAATCAAAAACAACAGTCAAGTAAATATGGCAGAAATTACCTATAGCTGCGGATTTTCGTCATTGCAGCATTTTACTTCTACTTTTTCACAACGTAATGGGATTAGTCCTAGGAAATTCCAGATTCAACAACAGAAAAAAAGGAAATAATTACCACAATCCAACAAACAAATCCGTTAATAAATCCTTAATATTAAATCAGATATACGCTCGATTACATACATTTGGGCAACAAAATTCAAAAAACCATATAAAAAATGAAAAAACTAACTTTCCTTTTGTTTCTTTCAGGAGTTTGTTCATTTGCGCAAACAGCAATTGAAAAAACTAAGTTTACAGCTTCAATTGCAAACAGATCAATTGACACCATAGTAATAGTTGGCGCCCAAAAATACGAGAAAAAAATTCCTGTAAATTCCAAAGGACAATTTCAAGAGGAACTTACGGTACCTAAAGGATTTTATAGATTGACTTATGGAGAAAATATGACCAATTTGTACTTCATTCCAGGTAAAGACATTGAACTGAACACGGATGAGAAAAAATTCAATGAGAACCTAACTTTTAAAGGAAATGGAGCTAATGAAAACAATTATTTAACCCAAATTATAGCCCGAACAAACAAACTTGTAGCAGACATTTACAATAAAGATCAAGAAGCATTTGATAAAGCAATAGCTGAGCAAGATGAAACTGAAAAAAACATATTAGCAAAGGCAACTATCGATCCTGAATTCAAAGAAAATATTACAAGAAGTTACGAATCCAACTTAAGCAGAATTAAAAGTAATTATTCTAATATTCAAAAATCGAAAGCCTTAATAGGAAAAGCGGCTCTGGATTTTGAATACGAAAACCACAAAGGAGGAAAAACCAAATTGAGCGATTTAAAAGGGAAATATGTGTATATCGATATTTGGGCTACTTGGTGTATGCCTTGCCTAGGAGAAATTCCATACTTGCAAAAAATAGAAGAAAAATACAAAGGAAAAAATATCGAATTTGTGAGTATCTCTGTTGATGTTGAAAAAGACTATGAGAAATGGAAAAACATGGTTACTGATAAACAACTAGGAGGTATCCAATTAATTGCTGATAAAAACTGGAATTCAGATTTTGTTACTACTTATGGAATCAATGCAATACCACGATTCATCCTTATTGATCCACAAGGTAATTTCATCAGTAGCGATGCCGAAAGACCTTCGTCACCAGAGTTAGTTACTCGATTAGATTCATTATTAAAATAACTCCAATAAAAAAGCCTTTCTAAAGAAAGGCTTTTTTATTAAAGTGATTCAACCAGCAACCAGGCATCTGGATTTTCTGATTCACGAACTTCATTTTTCACTTTTTGAGCTTCGGCATAAGTAGCAAAACTTCCATATAAAACAGGATACAAACCATGTTTATTTATCTCTAATCGGCGGGCATTATATCCTTCTTTTACCAACTTTTTATAGATTTGTTCTGCATTTTTTTCATCTCTAAATGCACCTGCCACAACGTGATACGGCATTTTCACTTCTTTAACTTCTTCTTTATCCGATTTAACAGATAGCGTTACAGGAGCCATTGGTGTTTTAATAAAGAAAGTAGCTTCTTGAATTTTAGCTTGTATTTTCTTTTGTACCGCTTTCTCTACTAAAACCGTTTGTGTTTCTATTTGATTATTATATACTGTGTAAGCTGCAGTACCCGCTAAACCTAATCCAAGAATAAAGATAGCAGCATATTTTAAATACGAACGTCCCGTTCTTTCTTCAGGAACTAAAGCAATTACTTCCCTATCATCAATAACAACTAAATCTTGTTCTTCACTTGCATCACGTTTTACGGCTGGCGCTATAAATGAAGACAATCCAAAAGAAGCAGTCAAATAATTCTTTTGTTCCGATGGGGTAAAAATCAAATTATCGGTAGCATTCAAAACAAAACTACCTACATTTTTAACCATTAAGGCTCTGTTTTGTTCTAATTCCTTTTTCCAATTCAAAACCTGATACTGAATAGCACTTATCGCATATTCATAAGAAGTTTTTTCAGCTCTAGCAATATGATTGGCTAATAATCCATCATTGTTTTTAATGTTGGTATTAAAAGAAATCAATTTTTTAGGCGGATAAAAAGAATTAGCGCTCTCAACCCATTGCGCTGACTGGATTTCAGTTAAAAATGCACCGAAACCAGGAACAGTAACGCATTGATAACGATACAATAGTTGGCTTATGTAATGTTCTATATTCATATATACAAAGTTATACATACAATATAGTTATCAAAATTTTATTCACAATTTTTATTAACAATTCAGAAGAAAATTTATACATTTCAATTTCAAATATTTACCATGACAACATCTGAATTATTTTACATATTAGCACTGCAAAAAGTAGAAGGTGTAGGCGACATTATGGCTAAAAAACTAATGAGTCATTGCGGTTCGGCAGAAGCTGTTTTTAAAACCAAAACACAGCAATTAGCAGCAATTGATGGTGTAGGCAGCTCACTATTAAAGAATTTGAAAGATGAAACCGTTTTTGACAAAGCTAATAAGGAATTGGAATACATTCAAAACAACAACATCAACGTTAGTTTTTTTCAAGATGAAAATTATCCAGACAAACTTAAACATTGTGTGGATGCCCCTGTATTACTATTTAGTGCCGGAAACATCGATTTAAAAAACCGAAAAATCATCAGTATTGTAGGCACACGCCAAATTACTTCCTACGGAACGGAATTTTGTAAAAAACTCATTGAAGATTTGATTCCACTAGATCCGGTAATTGTTAGTGGATTTGCTTACGGAGTGGATATTGTAGCACACCAACTCGCCATAGAAAACAATTTGCAAACCATAGGAGTATTAGCGCATGGATTGAATCAAATTTATCCTAAAAACCACAAAAAATACATGGCTAAAATTGAACAAAATGGCGGTTTTATGACCGAATTTTGGAGTTCCAGTAATCCTGACAAAGAAAATTTTGTTAAAAGAAACCGCATTGTGGCAGGTATCTCCGAAGCTACTATCGTCATTGAATCGGCTGAAAGAGGCGGTTCATTGATTACTGCAAACATGGCAAACGACTACAACCGTGATGTTTTCGCGGTTCCGGGTCGCGTAACCGACAAATACAGCACAGGCTGTAACAACCTCATTAAAACCCAAAAAGCAAATGTACTCACTTCTGCCGCCGACTTAGTTTATATGCTGAATTGGGACATTAAAGAAGAACCCAAAGCGGTACAAAAACAACTCTTTGTTTCCCTAGATAACGACGAACAAAAAATATACGACTACCTTCTAAAAACAGGCAAGGAATTGATGGACATCATTGCTTTGGAATGTGAATTCCCTATTTACAGAGTTTCCAGTATTTTATTGAATATGGAACTCAAAGGCGTTATTAGACCTTTGCCAGGGAAATTGTTTGAGGCGATTTGATAATTTGACCGCAGATTCGCAGATTAATAATTAAATCTATTAACTTCTTCTATAAAATATTTATGAAAAAATTACTCTTTTTATTATCATTCATAATCTTAAGTTGCTCTTCAGATCAATATGATTTTAAAAGTATTGAAATCATGTCTTATTATTATAGTTATGAAGACAATTCCAAAGTTAGTATAGACAGAATTTTTTACTCCTACATCAATTCAAATGGACTATCTCAAACAATAAAAAGAACAGGCCCAACAGGTGAAGAAAAATATTATGTATCAAAAACAGACCCCAGACTTTTAAACAGTATTGTTTCTGAAACAAAAAACAAGGATGAAAATTATTTTAAACAATCAATAGATACTTTAGACATCGATATTTATGATGGCCCAATAATTCGTTTTAAAATAACCGATAAAAATATGAAAACTAAGAGTTTTACTTTTGATGAAGGTAAAGATTTAAAAAAACTTAGTCTTTATTATAATTTATACAAAACACTAAATAATTCTTTAAACATCAGACCTCTGGACAATTCAATTTTAGAAAAACAAAAGAAATTTGAACAATTTGCAATAAACAAAGACACTTCAGAATTAGTAGTTCCACGTCCTCCAAAAATGAAAGTTAAATTTATAAAAATAAAGAATTAAAATTTTGAAAAATAAAAACCCGACAGGTTTTTGAAACCTGTCGGGTTTATAACTATCAGAAAACCGAAAATTCGCAAATTGCATAACTATTTAATTTGCGAATTTGTGGTCAAATATCTTAAAAAACTATCGCTGCTCAAAACCTAATTTTTCTCGTACTCTGGCTAAAACACCATCAGCTACAGCCGAAGCTTTCTCAGCTCCAATTTTCAATAGCGCATCCACTTCCTGAAGATTGTTGATATAGTAGTGGTACTTTTCTCTCTCTGTTTTGAATTTCTCGCAGATTAACTCAAACAAAGCTTGTTTGGCATGACCATAACCATAATTTCCAGCTAAATAATTAGCACGCATAGTTGCAATTTGCTCTTCATTGGCTAATAAAGAATAAATCGCAAAAGCATTACAGGTATCCGGATTTTTTGGTGCTTCAAGTGGTGTACTATCCGTTTCAATACTCATTACCTGCTTGCGCAAAGATTTATCGTCAAGAAAAATATTAATGATATTATTAGCCGATTTACTCATTTTTCCACCATTGGTACCCGGAATTAACATACTATCATCCTGAATTTTAGCTTCAGGCAATACGAATGTCTCCCCCATTTGATGGTTGAAACGAGAAGCTACATCACGTGTCATTTCTAAATGCTGCAATTGGTCTTTTCCTACCGGAACAAATTCAGCATCATACAATAAAATATCTGCCGCCATCAACATTGGATACGAAAACAAACCTGCATTCACATCGTCTAATCGATCGGCTTTATCTTTAAATGAATGTGCCAATGTCAACCTTTGATACGGAAAGAAACAGCTCAAATACCAAGACAATTCTGCTGTTTTTGGTACATCAGACTGTCTGTAGAAAACTACCTTATTCACATCTAATCCAAAAGCTAGCCAAGCAGCCGCAACACTATACGTATTATTTCTTAAAACTTCTCCGTTTTTTATTTGGGTTACCGAATGTAAATCGGCAATAAAAAGAAAAGATTCATTTGCTGAATGATTAGACAATTGAATTGCCGGAATAATTGCTCCTAGTAAGTTCCCTAAATGTGGAGTCCCAGTACTTTGAACTCCCGTAAGTATTTTTGCCATTATAATGTATTTCTAAAGCTGTATTCTTGATTTAACGCAAAGTTTACAAAGATTTCGCAAAGTTCACAAAGTTTATGTTCTTTTTCTACCGCAAAGAAAGCAAAGTTTTTTGCAAAGTTCGCAGTATTAACATTTTTATAAATTATTAACTACTCTTCTTATACCGTCTTTCAATAGAATTTCATTAAAATTAATACGTAATCCAAGTTTAAAATTACCCAACTTTAAATAAGTCAAAGTCTGAGCAAGATGAATTACATCCAAAGCTTCAACACTTTTAAGTTCAATTACTAATTTATTTTCAACTAACAAATCAACTCTATAACCGCAATCCAATTTTACCTCTTCAAAAATTACGGGCAAAGCCTTTTCTTTCTCAACAAAAAAACCTGCTTTGTTAATTTTATAAAACAGACACTCTTTATATGCATTCTCCAAAAAACCAGGCCCAAGTGCTTTGTGCACCTCTATTGCAAAACCAATAACTTTTTTAGAAATTTCATTTTCTGTCATCTTTGCTTTTTTTACTTTGCGAAAAAACTTTAAAAACTTTGCGGTTAAATCCTACCAAATTTAATTGATTTTAAACAATAATTCCTTTTGAATCCTTATTTTTGAACCTATGAAGAGCATCAAAATAATTTTATGGATTTTATGGCGCATTTGGTTTTACATCCTTATGGCTGTACCCATATTAGCATTTTTCCCTATTTTAATTCTAACTATTTTATCTGAAAAAGGATATCCTTATTTTTTTAAAATAGCCAGAATTTGGGCCAAATTCATTCTTCTTGGCATGGGTTTTCATTACAAAGTAGAACGTGAAGAAAGCATTGACCCTAAAAAAAGTTATATGATTGTGGCCAATCATACTTCGATGACGGATATTATGTTAATGCTGGCTGTTGTCAAAAATCCTTTTGTATTTGTAGGCAAACAGGAATTGGCTAAAATTCCGATTTTTGGTTTTTTCTACAAAAGAACCTGCATTTTAGTCGATCGTAAAAATTCGCAAAGCCGAATGGCTGTTTTTACGAAAGCGCACAAAAGAATTGAACGTGGACTGAGTGTTTGCATCTTTCCAGAAGGAGGTGTTCCTGATGACGAATCAGTCATTTTAGACCATTTTAAAGAAGGCGCTTTTAAATTGGCCGTTCAACATCAAATTCCCATTTTACCAATCACATTTGCAGACAACAAAAAACGATTTCCTTATACCATTTTTGCTGGTTCTCCAGGCATCATGCGTGTAAAAATCCATAAACTAGTTGAAACCAAAGGCAAAGACGAATCAGATAGAAAAGAAATCAGGGAAGCTGTTAGAAATACTATTTACAATCAGCTTTTAATTTTTGAAAAACAAACTTAAAACTAATCACAAAAAAAAGACTGTCTTTTCAGACAGCCTTTTATCAAATAAATAAAACCATTTTAGTTTGGAGTAGTAGCCGCAGCTACAACAACTTCCACATTTTCAAACGTATCCTCTCCTGCAGAATTTTCTCCTTTATAAAACTTAAAAGTATAAGTTCCCGCTGTTAGAGGCGAAAAATTAAAAGAAACTTCTGTAAGCGCAGGTGTTGAATTATCTGCGCAAGTTTCACCTACCTTTACAGATGAATGAATACCTATTGTTCTTGTATTATTTTCTGAATAATAATAAATGCCACTGTAAATATGACAAGGGGTAGGTTTTTTGTATTTCAACTTGATTTCGTGAGATTGACCTACTTTAAAGGTTTCAGGTAATGTATAACTTTCTACAGGCAGAACCATATAATTATACCTATCTCCTTCATCTAAACTACAACTTAAAAAAGTAGTCATTAAAACTAATAGCAATGCAATTTTTTTCATTTTATAATTTTTTATGTTAATCATGATTCATTAACTAGACTACTAAACCATAAAAAGGTTGCTTCTTTCAATACATTTTTTTTCAAATAAAATTCGCAATGCCTTGTAGAAACAAAAAAATGCCCAGTATAAACCAGGCATTTCTAATAAATTCTATTATTGAATTGAATTAATTATCAGCTAATTCTTTGATTCTTGATTTGATTTTTTCTTCTAATTCGTCAGCTAATTCAGGATTGTCTTTAATTAACGATTTCACAGCGTCGCGACCTTGCCCTAACTTCGTTTCTCCATAGCTAAACCAAGAACCTGATTTTTTAACAATTTCGAATTCTACTGCTAAATCCAAAATTTCTCCCGTTTTAGACACAC from Flavobacterium nitratireducens includes:
- a CDS encoding sugar-binding domain-containing protein, translating into MKAGTVWVADAPQIGGEVINYRQLWVNDGKAVRAKSTAGTQMDRILSWDKTTETCWIPFKDKSVKFEPGMEMFIVQWWAIANLRIKNIEVVKDSARLSFEKPESRIQSEHPWPAPWISKNNGNSAFFLNNGMSMLNEAGEWFLDRKKAKIYYIPRKGEDMTKAKVIAPVLENLAEIKGTIDSPVHDVKFKGISFQYSNWLRPSQQGHVPLQAGMYLLDAYKLKIPGTPNQASLENQAWVGRPRAMNLHKRFLQKTGTAIALLFLVACASNQKESRAISDFNLDWNFKLGDFPTAIQADFDAKDWRALNLPHDWSIEGAFSKDYPTKPQQGALPAGMGWYRKAFTLPESAKDKSIAIEFDGVFCNSEVWINGHHLGKRPFGYISFSYDLTPYLNFGNQKNYIAVKVDNDAQPSSRWYTGSGIYRNVRLVTTDKVHIAHWGTYVTTPKVSAAQATVNYELQIQNDSPTAKNVKVVTRILDAANHLVTKSESTESISPKSILKKEQSLEVSNPKLWDTKNPNMYKVVTQIYDQKTLIDEYETPLGFRYFAFDAEKGFSLNGVPTKIYGVCLHHDNGALGAVANFDAIKRKLSIMKEMGANAIRTAHNPPSLELLQLCDEMGFIVQDEVFDVWKKKKVSNVYNKYWDEWHQRDLEDFIKRDRNHPSVIMWSIGNEIREQFDSTGVRITKELARIVKSLDTTRPVTSALTENVPEKNFIYQSGALDLLGFNYKHADYPTFPERFKGQKIIASESVSAYATRGRYDMPTDTIRFWPKKHGETFDGNPDLTVTAYDNVASYWGTTHEENWKAAKKYDFIAGTFVWTGFDYIGEPDPYPYPARSSYFGIVDLAGFPKDVYYMYQSEWSDKTVLHLLPHWNWKQGQIIDVWAYYNNADEVELFLNGKSLGSKAKHGDELHIAWKVPFAAGTLKAVSKKQVK
- a CDS encoding helix-turn-helix domain-containing protein, producing the protein MIGDANNAVLEKAKNFKKYFDELRNELAYQEEGFEIKVQNILENLFIDLHRQLSNKIHKNQESDNFIEKLSQLIESDLTKKWHIEDLASVFNMGKTKFTYEVKKLTGFPPNSFIISLKLERAINLIKNNSQVNMAEITYSCGFSSLQHFTSTFSQRNGISPRKFQIQQQKKRK
- a CDS encoding TlpA family protein disulfide reductase → MKKLTFLLFLSGVCSFAQTAIEKTKFTASIANRSIDTIVIVGAQKYEKKIPVNSKGQFQEELTVPKGFYRLTYGENMTNLYFIPGKDIELNTDEKKFNENLTFKGNGANENNYLTQIIARTNKLVADIYNKDQEAFDKAIAEQDETEKNILAKATIDPEFKENITRSYESNLSRIKSNYSNIQKSKALIGKAALDFEYENHKGGKTKLSDLKGKYVYIDIWATWCMPCLGEIPYLQKIEEKYKGKNIEFVSISVDVEKDYEKWKNMVTDKQLGGIQLIADKNWNSDFVTTYGINAIPRFILIDPQGNFISSDAERPSSPELVTRLDSLLK
- a CDS encoding SPOR domain-containing protein, which gives rise to MNIEHYISQLLYRYQCVTVPGFGAFLTEIQSAQWVESANSFYPPKKLISFNTNIKNNDGLLANHIARAEKTSYEYAISAIQYQVLNWKKELEQNRALMVKNVGSFVLNATDNLIFTPSEQKNYLTASFGLSSFIAPAVKRDASEEQDLVVIDDREVIALVPEERTGRSYLKYAAIFILGLGLAGTAAYTVYNNQIETQTVLVEKAVQKKIQAKIQEATFFIKTPMAPVTLSVKSDKEEVKEVKMPYHVVAGAFRDEKNAEQIYKKLVKEGYNARRLEINKHGLYPVLYGSFATYAEAQKVKNEVRESENPDAWLLVESL
- the dprA gene encoding DNA-processing protein DprA; translation: MTTSELFYILALQKVEGVGDIMAKKLMSHCGSAEAVFKTKTQQLAAIDGVGSSLLKNLKDETVFDKANKELEYIQNNNINVSFFQDENYPDKLKHCVDAPVLLFSAGNIDLKNRKIISIVGTRQITSYGTEFCKKLIEDLIPLDPVIVSGFAYGVDIVAHQLAIENNLQTIGVLAHGLNQIYPKNHKKYMAKIEQNGGFMTEFWSSSNPDKENFVKRNRIVAGISEATIVIESAERGGSLITANMANDYNRDVFAVPGRVTDKYSTGCNNLIKTQKANVLTSAADLVYMLNWDIKEEPKAVQKQLFVSLDNDEQKIYDYLLKTGKELMDIIALECEFPIYRVSSILLNMELKGVIRPLPGKLFEAI
- the trpS gene encoding tryptophan--tRNA ligase, with the translated sequence MAKILTGVQSTGTPHLGNLLGAIIPAIQLSNHSANESFLFIADLHSVTQIKNGEVLRNNTYSVAAAWLAFGLDVNKVVFYRQSDVPKTAELSWYLSCFFPYQRLTLAHSFKDKADRLDDVNAGLFSYPMLMAADILLYDAEFVPVGKDQLQHLEMTRDVASRFNHQMGETFVLPEAKIQDDSMLIPGTNGGKMSKSANNIINIFLDDKSLRKQVMSIETDSTPLEAPKNPDTCNAFAIYSLLANEEQIATMRANYLAGNYGYGHAKQALFELICEKFKTEREKYHYYINNLQEVDALLKIGAEKASAVADGVLARVREKLGFEQR
- a CDS encoding GxxExxY protein; protein product: MTENEISKKVIGFAIEVHKALGPGFLENAYKECLFYKINKAGFFVEKEKALPVIFEEVKLDCGYRVDLLVENKLVIELKSVEALDVIHLAQTLTYLKLGNFKLGLRINFNEILLKDGIRRVVNNL
- a CDS encoding lysophospholipid acyltransferase family protein; amino-acid sequence: MKSIKIILWILWRIWFYILMAVPILAFFPILILTILSEKGYPYFFKIARIWAKFILLGMGFHYKVEREESIDPKKSYMIVANHTSMTDIMLMLAVVKNPFVFVGKQELAKIPIFGFFYKRTCILVDRKNSQSRMAVFTKAHKRIERGLSVCIFPEGGVPDDESVILDHFKEGAFKLAVQHQIPILPITFADNKKRFPYTIFAGSPGIMRVKIHKLVETKGKDESDRKEIREAVRNTIYNQLLIFEKQT